From Scomber scombrus chromosome 6, fScoSco1.1, whole genome shotgun sequence, the proteins below share one genomic window:
- the eea1 gene encoding early endosome antigen 1 isoform X3, whose amino-acid sequence MKDLFEQKAAQLATEIVDLKSRYDEEKSLKEAADQRLAKLTEQLEKGKQENERLQTELLQRPGVEDVEVLKKELVQVQTLMDEMTREREAETESLKNHYEQLQANYTTSEMTISQLKAELEKGPQEAAVYTQQIHQLQSNLNNLQQQSQNLSEKLARKEKEYQELEEHLGTEKAAKKGVQDNLREREQEVQELQARANGAEVSLQKAQTELGERAEEVAKLKSDIVDLEVKHAELKVERKQLEQQREEKESHGAQQQTEISQLHAKLLEAERQLGEVQGRLKEQRQLSGEKLKDREQQAADLQLKLSRAEEQMKESGSKSTDLQHQLEKAKQQHQELQALQQNTNGKLREAQNDLEQVLRQIGDKDQKIQNLEALLQKSKDIVGQLETEREDLCAKIQAGEGETAVLKQLKEKNHALQEQVTQLTDKLKNQSESNKQAQDNLHEQVQEQKTLLRSAQDRAHTLETSATELTAQLADSKEKVAQLDSQLKAKTEMLLSTEAAKAAQKANLENNLETAQHALQDKQQELNKVQKKVEEKAQRLKERQEQCTQLEASLKECKDKLLASEQRIELLEGLSKKLETQVGELQATRDQAQQEVQKLQKEGSKIKQKAKELQRSLETEKAGTSTLQEELKQKATAFSDTQQQLECCEQEKAALKVNLDKVTQEGKAQHAELDKKAQSLAAELVKAQQEKETQKKELASTQENLGKTRKALKESQSQLDTEKKSRKSAMEEKEKSHEKAKQELLKNNEGVTKAMNESKEQLEQMREAEKKLKAQLALLVQQHSKTQEVLKEKEKDFEKLQAQLKTAQGSFEEEMKKLRGKVAELQEVNVKKAEDESKLREQVSGLGQEMDSERSRTAELQKTLEQSQQSFTKLQSDFYGKESEVSALRQDLKVSEEKLSLTQEELAANRTHQTGLEAQIQELKAGRGSLEQELTKRDQRLQQQEKALKELQKQQGLVKEELEKERTSVEDLNKAKSVLEKNNTRLTSELKELTERSDKELVELREAKQLLIQQKLELQGQVEAAQGALEHEQKEHQATRDSRRQREEQLHAQTKDVQDQLAAEKRAREEQVKHGEEAEAKMSVQVTALNENVATLKREWQGSQRRVSELEKQTDELRGEIAVLEATVQNNQDERRALLERCVKGEGELEKLQAKVVELRRKHDDTTAAMQELGRENQSLQIKQSQSLTRKWAEDHEVQNCMACGKGFTVTVRKHHCRHCGNIFCNECSAKNAFTPSSKKPVRVCETCFEELQG is encoded by the exons CTGCAGCGACCGGGAGTGGAGGATGTGGAGGTACTGAAGAAGGAGTTGGTGCAGGTGCAGACACTGATGGACGAGATGACGCGTGAGAGGGAGGCGGAGACTGAAAGCCTCAAGAACCACTACGAGCAGCTGCAGGCTAATTACACTACCTCAGAG ATGACCATATCCCAACTGAAAGCGGAGCTGGAGAAGGGTCCGCAGGAAGCAGCTGTCTATACGCAACAGATCCACCAGTTGCAGAGCAATCTGAATAATTTGCAACAGCAaagccag AACCTGTCTGAAAAGCTAGCACGTAAGGAGAAAGAATATCAAGAACTGGAGGAGCATCTGGGGACTGAGAAGGCTGCCAAGAAGGGAGTCCAAGACAACCTGAGGGAGAGGGAGCAGGAGGTCCAAGAGCTCCAAGCTCGGGCCAACGGGGCCGAGGTGTCCCTGCAGAAGGCCCAGACAGAGCTTGGAGAGAGGGCTGAGGAGGTGGCCAAGCTGAAGAGTGACATTGTGGACCTGGAGGTGAAGCATGCAGAGCTGAAGGTTGAGAGgaaacagctggagcagcagagggaagaaaaagagagccaCGGTGCTCAGCAGCAGACTGAGATCAGTCAG CTGCATGCCAAACTGCTGGAGGCAGAGAGGCAGCTGGGCGAGGTGCAAGGTCGTCTGAAAGAACAGAGGCAACTGTCTGGGGAGAAACTAAAAGACCGTGAGCAGCAAGCAGCCGACCTGCAGCTCAAGCTCTCTCGTGCTGAAGAACAG ATGAAGGAGAGCGGCAGTAAGAGCACAGACCTGCAGCACCAACTGGAGAAAGCCAAGCAGCAGCACCAGGAGCTGCAGGCGCTGCAGCAGAACACCAACGGCAAACTCCGTGAGGCGCAG AACGACTTGGAGCAGGTGTTGCGTCAGATTGGAGATAAGGACCAGAAGATCCAGAACCTTGAGGCTCTGCTGCAGAAGAGCAAGGACATTGTTGGCCAGCTGGAAACCGAGAGAGAGGACTTGTGTGCCAAGATCCAGGCCGGGGAAGGAGAAACGGCTGTGCTCAAGCAGCTAAAAGAGAAAAACCATGCGCTACAAGAACAg GTAACACAGTTGACAGACAAGCTGAAAAACCAGTCAGAGAGCAATAAGCAAGCCCAGGATAACCTACACGAACAGGTCCAGGAGCAGAAAACCTTGCTGCGTTCAGCACAGGACCGAGCCCACACCCTGGAGACTTCAGCCACTGAACTCACTGCCCAGCTCGCAGACAGCAAAGAGAAAGTAGCCCAGCTGGACTCTCAG CTGAAGGCAAAGACTGAGATGTTGCTGTCTACGGAGGCGGCTAAAGCAGCGCAGAAGGCCAACCTGGAGAATAACCTGGAGACTGCCCAGCATGCACTGCAGGACAAGCAGCAG GAGCTGAATAAAGTTCAGAAGAAAGTGGAGGAGAAGGCTCAGAGGCTCAAGGAGAGGCAGGAGCAGTGCACTCAGCTGGAAGCCAGTCTGAAGGAATGCAAGGACAAACTACTGGCCTCAGAACAGCGTATAGAGCTGCTGGAGGGGCTCAGTAAG AAATTGGAGACACAGGTAGGGGAGTTGCAGGCCACACGGGACCAGGCACAGCAGGAAGTGCAGAAGCTGCAGAAGGAAGGGTCAAAGATTAAGCAAAAAGCCAAGGAGCTGCAGCGCTCACTGGAGACCGAGAAAGCAGG GACTTCAACACTACAAGAAGAATTAAAGCAGAAGGCAACTGCTTTCAGCGACACCCAGCAGCAGCTGGAGTGCTGCGAGCAGGAGAAAGCAGCTCTCAAGGTGAACCTCGACAAGGTGACCCAGGAGGGGAAGGCACAGCATGCAGAGCTGGACAAGAAAGCTCAGAGCCTGGCTGCAGAATTAGTAAAGGCCCAGCAGGAGAAGGAGACTCAAAAGAAGGAGCTTGCCTCCACTCAGGAGAATCTAGGCAAGACGAGAAAGGCTCTGAAAGAGAGTCAGAGTCAACTAGACACTGAGAAGAAGAGCCGTAAGTCAGCCATGGAGGAGAAG GAAAAGTCACACGAAAAGGCCAAACAGGAGCTTCTGAAGAATAATGAGGGCGTCACCAAGGCAATGAACGAATCTAAAGAACAGTTGGAGCAGATGAGAGAG GCAGAGAAAAAGTTGAAAGCACAGCTGGCCTTACTGGTACAGCAGCATTCAAAGACTCAAGAGGTgctgaaagaaaaggagaaggacTTTGAGAAGCTGCAGGCACAACTTAAGACGGCCCAGGGGTCCTttgaagaagagatgaagaaacTGAGGGGCAAAGTGGCAGAGTTACAGGAAGTCAATGTCAAGAAG GCAGAGGATGAGAGCAAGCTGAGGGAGCAGGTGTCAGGGCTCGGTCAGGAGATGGACTCTGAGAGGAGCCGGACAGCAGAGCTCCAGAAGACCTTAGAGCAAAGTCAGCAAAGCTTCACCAAGCTACAATCTGACTTCTACGGCAAGGAGTCCGAGGTCTCTGCCCTGCGTCAAGACCTGAAA GTGTCAGAGGAGAAGTTAAGTTTGacccaggaggagctggctgctAACCGGACACATCAGACAGGTTTGGAAGCTCAGATCCAGGAACTGAAGGCAGGCCGGGGCTCTCTGGAGCAGGAGCTCACCAAACGGGATCAGAGGCTCCAACAGCAGGAAAAAGCACTGAAGGAGCTGCAGAAGCAACAG GGCCTAGTTAAGGAGGAACTGGAAAAGGAGAGGACCAGTGTGGAGGACCTGAACAAAGCCAAGAGTGTCCTGGAAAAGAACAACACCAGACTGACTTCTGAGTTAAAGGAACTAACAGAAAGGAGTGACAAG GAGCTGGTTGAGTTGCGGGAAGCTAAACAGCTGTTGATCCAGCAGAAACTGGAGCTACAGGGTCAGGTGGAGGCAGCCCAGGGTGCCCTTGAGCACGAACAGAAGGAGCACCAAGCCACCAGGGACAGcaggaggcagagagaagagCAGCTCCATGCCCAAACCAAGGATGTCCAGGATCAGCTG GCGGCAGAGAAGAGAGCCAGAGAAGAGCAAGTGAAGCACGGGGAGGAGGCGGAAGCTAAGATGAGCGTTCAGGTGACGgctctgaatgaaaatgtggcCACGCTGAAGAGAGAGTGGCAGGGCAGCCAGCGGCGGGTCAGTGAACTGGAGAAGCAGACGGATGAGCTAAGAGGAGAGATCGCTGTGCTGGAGGCCACCGTCCAGAACAACCAGGACGAGAGACGGGCTCTTTTGGAAAG gtgtgtaaAGGGTGAAGGTGAGCTAGAGAAACTGCAGGCCAAGGTGGTGGAACTGAGGCGGAAGCACGATGACACGACGGCAGCCATGCAGGAGCTGGGCAGAGAGAACCAGTCGCTCCAG ATCAAGCAGTCACAGTCTC